The Pyrenophora tritici-repentis strain M4 chromosome 10, whole genome shotgun sequence genome contains a region encoding:
- a CDS encoding Trichoplein multi-domain protein has translation MQSFDNVHVQVEDSSTGSATIHTTSPTLNAQLSEMPTTKILLSQESPGAVLSVSAGQWDDIAHCEKVSTPTIMSASTQRAIYCSTGMQTMPPTNAEDFHKIHGREPTHDELVKKMGCAGIGRYEPGPRPYEVIIGKPFPTEPSSRDLFVSQETAFQTSEVVHVKNSLVHAKAKATALAKRQLNAAKAAGYNIWPETNEDRVIHMEQYYIDIQLDDEGNATNVDVRGHSLPNICGEEINPTPLTLHQDQHDQVKTHMRTVRADTSFNSKAGTSFSVLEPGLSPRLPPEEEAVREPPRLQQIPSARFSSPGADPVAIEDYGYFTLVLKNDRKKESPKRTQTHNSQNSESAVKLREDEVPTIVVRRERFADEFIVHDATEAPPEIPKGPRKRTPNHREGARGAQEASKRSKTTDSNDVGNSPYLRMRGNTHQYEVPSMYLDASLRGSIERDGKSQQSTKDGSRHEHSSDPVQSGRADGRASDHDSSRHTSRMRNSHRDRSRSPVDRHGSSRYKSRSRARNASRKPFEEEQRHARTAKVDQEPHTPRASASGHAADKMHDMFKPEEKTREAADSSVQNAQQGHGVANTQRQATRNAVQELDPAKRNAQPKKEEAASRARDVEDRHRREQDKIKEAEQLEKKRQLEEAEIKRARDAKDLQKLEREEKKQAREAERRRQKEDRNHCREQERAADRDKEKRDGCHEIDDPSHSTHVDGYAREREAQNRRREEASGLPVPTNSGTGRRSARERSQRHAQDAERRAPEKKADNKVTKRRPERGARGELERYDPRKRFGRGR, from the coding sequence ATGCAATCTTTCGATAACGTGCACGTGCAGGTCGAAGATTCCAGCACCGGATCAGCGACCATTCACACGACTTCTCCCACATTGAACGCACAGCTATCAGAGATGCCGACTACCAAGATTCTTTTGTCACAAGAAAGCCCCGGTGCTGTTCTTTCGGTTTCTGCAGGACAGTGGGACGATATCGCACATTGTGAAAAGGTAAGCACACCGACAATCATGAGCGCATCCACACAAAGGGCCATATACTGCAGCACTGGAATGCAAACAATGCCCCCAACAAATGCAGAAGATTTTCATAAGATACATGGCCGCGAGCCAACCCATGACGAACTGGTGAAGAAGATGGGATGTGCTGGGATCGGTCGTTACGAGCCTGGTCCGCGGCCCTACGAAGTCATCATCGGCAAACCGTTTCCCACGGAGCCTTCTTCTCGGGATTTGTTCGTCTCCCAGGAAACTGCTTTCCAGACCAGCGAAGTAGTGCATGTCAAGAATTCCTTGGTCCATGCCAAGGCGAAGGCGACAGCGTTGGCTAAGCGTCAACTCAACGCAGCCAAAGCTGCAGGGTATAATATATGGCCGGAAACAAACGAGGATAGAGTCATACACATGGAGCAGTACTATATCGATATTCAACTTGATGACGAGGGTAATGCGACGAATGTAGACGTTCGGGGGCACTCTCTTCCAAACATCTGCGGCGAAGAGATCAACCCTACTCCACTCACACTTCATCAAGATCAACACGATCAAGTCAAGACGCACATGAGGACTGTTCGTGCTGATACATCATTCAATTCGAAAGCCGGCACTTCTTTCTCGGTCCTGGAGCCTGGTCTCTCCCCACGATTACCACCCGAAGAGGAAGCCGTTCGGGAACCGCCGCGCCTTCAACAGATTCCATCGGCCAGATTTTCATCACCTGGAGCTGATCCGGTTGCCATCGAAGATTATGGTTATTTCACGCTGGTCCTGAAGAATGACCGGAAAAAGGAGTCACCAAAGCGTACACAGACGCACAACTCGCAAAACTCCGAGTCTGCAGTTAAACTTCGCGAGGATGAGGTTCCGACGATTGTGGTTCGCAGAGAGAGGTTTGCGGATGAATTCATCGTACACGACGCGACCGAGGCACCTCCTGAAATACCGAAAGGGCCTAGGAAGCGCACGCCTAATCATCGCGAGGGGGCTAGGGGCGCGCAAGAAGCATCGAAACGCTCCAAGACAACAGATTCTAATGATGTGGGTAATTCGCCGTACTTGCGCATGAGGGGGAACACACATCAGTACGAAGTTCCGTCGATGTATCTGGATGCATCCCTCCGAGGTAGTATCGAGCGTGATGGGAAAAGCCAACAGTCAACGAAGGATGGATCCCGTCATGAGCACAGTTCCGACCCGGTACAAAGCGGACGTGCAGATGGCCGAGCATCTGATCATGATAGCTCACGTCACACATCACGAATGCGGAACTCCCACAGGGACCGAAGCCGTTCGCCTGTAGATCGACATGGCAGCAGTCGTTATAAATCAAGAAGCAGGGCTCGAAATGCATCTAGAAAACCTTTCGAGGAAGAGCAACGACACGCACGAACAGCCAAGGTAGACCAAGAGCCCCATACTCCACGCGCTTCAGCCTCTGGGCATGCGGCCGACAAGATGCACGATATGTTCAAACCTGAGGAAAAGACGCGCGAGGCCGCTGATTCATCGGTGCAAAATGCACAGCAAGGCCATGGCGTGGCAAATACTCAACGCCAGGCTACCAGAAATGCCGTGCAAGAGCTGGATCCTGCAAAGCGCAATGCTCAGCCCAAGaaagaagaagcagcaagTCGCGCACGTGACGTTGAAGATCGTCACCGACGAGAGCAGGATAAGATCAAGGAAGCTGAGCAGCTAGAAAAGAAGCGCCAGCTTGAGGAGGCCGAGATCAAGCGCGCTCGCGATGCGAAGGACCTTCAAAAGCTGgagagagaagagaagaagcaaGCACGGGAGGCGGAGCGTCGTCGACAGAAAGAAGACCGAAACCACTGTCGTGAGCAAGAGCGCGCTGCTGATCGAGACAAAGAAAAGCGCGACGGGTGCCATGAGATCGATGACCCATCCCACAGTACGCATGTTGACGGGTATGCACGTGAACGCGAAGCTCAGAACCGGAGACGTGAGGAAGCGTCCGGCCTGCCGGTACCCACTAACTCCGGAACGGGCCGTCGTAGTGCACGCGAGCGATCGCAACGCCACGCCCAGGATGCCGAGCGACGGGCGCCTGAGAAGAAGGCCGACAACAAGGTCACCAAGCGGCGACCTGAGCGGGGTGCTCGTGGTGAGCTTGAACGTTATGATCCACGTAAGCGGTTTGGTAGGGGAAGGTAG